Proteins found in one Deltaproteobacteria bacterium genomic segment:
- a CDS encoding membrane dipeptidase: MGATPTATGAYTEANTSPETSPSLERARELHRSCLVADLHIDILLTHDLLGYDIAKRHRNMVPRAPLVWQADLPRFRDAGIDIQGLGLVCSPLSSPRRRAGKIRRQLEYLHRVCDAHPGEIHVIRDRTSMREGIDAGRIGAFCGIEGAHALGGRIELLGMFHELGVRYMTFAHFSGNEACECAMGLGSRSGRDRGLTDFGRALLAECERMGIVVDLAHVNKRGFMEACARAEKPVIVSHTGVCGVKKTWRNIDDEQIEAVAKNGGVIGVIFGPQFTGRTWFDDLWCVARHILHIVRVAGADHAAYGSDIDGWLWTMPAGMRGIEDLPRLTALLLDAGLSEADVKKIIGGNVARVLERTLA, from the coding sequence GTGGGCGCGACGCCGACCGCGACCGGCGCGTACACCGAGGCGAACACCTCGCCCGAAACCTCGCCTTCGCTCGAACGCGCGCGCGAGTTGCATCGCTCGTGTCTCGTCGCCGACCTGCACATCGACATCCTGCTCACGCACGACCTGCTCGGCTACGACATCGCCAAACGCCACCGCAACATGGTGCCCCGGGCGCCGCTCGTCTGGCAGGCCGACCTGCCGCGCTTTCGCGACGCCGGCATCGACATCCAGGGACTCGGGCTCGTGTGTTCGCCGCTGTCGTCGCCCCGCCGGCGCGCGGGAAAAATCCGCCGCCAGCTCGAATACCTTCATCGCGTGTGCGACGCGCACCCCGGCGAGATCCACGTGATCCGCGACCGCACCTCGATGCGCGAGGGGATCGACGCCGGGCGCATCGGTGCGTTCTGCGGCATCGAGGGCGCGCACGCGCTCGGGGGTCGGATCGAGCTGCTCGGGATGTTTCACGAACTCGGCGTGCGTTACATGACCTTCGCGCACTTCTCGGGCAACGAGGCGTGCGAATGCGCGATGGGCTTGGGCTCGCGCTCGGGCCGCGACAGGGGACTCACCGACTTCGGCCGCGCGCTGCTCGCCGAGTGCGAACGGATGGGGATCGTCGTCGATCTCGCGCACGTCAACAAACGCGGCTTCATGGAAGCGTGCGCGCGCGCCGAAAAACCCGTCATCGTCAGTCACACCGGCGTTTGCGGCGTGAAAAAAACCTGGCGCAACATCGACGACGAGCAGATCGAGGCCGTCGCGAAAAACGGCGGTGTGATCGGCGTGATCTTCGGCCCGCAGTTCACGGGGCGCACGTGGTTCGACGATCTGTGGTGCGTCGCCAGGCATATCCTGCACATCGTGCGCGTCGCGGGCGCGGACCACGCCGCGTACGGATCGGACATCGACGGCTGGCTTTGGACGATGCCCGCGGGGATGCGCGGCATTGAGGATCTGCCGCGCCTGACGGCGCTGCTGCTCGATGCGGGCCTTTCCGAAGCCGACGTGAAAAAGATCATCGGCGGCAACGTCGCGCGGGTCCTCGAGCGCACGCTCGCGTGA
- a CDS encoding MCE family protein → MRKLTTETKVGIFFVVVFLLIAWISTRLGDYAIGDKYPNRYAARFPTAAGIQKDTNVYLAGIKIGVVEETRLDGGKGLVTMKISADAKIPDDSRISIASHGFLGQKYIEILPGASRQVLEPGKEFENVDDSGDIAALTGNLNDVAEDIKAVTTNLREVFGGEEGQEGIRDVFISLNTITTTLADTLEANQDRMDAIMANVESFSGNLSYVTSKNREEMSRTVAALPAIAENLKDISGHLATVMSTNREDISATLENLVAVTENLSRSLEAFANVAQKIDDGQGTLGKLVNDDETITSLNEAVSGINDYVQRLTRLEMEFKYRGEYHIEQQEAKSFFALNIRPNYDKVYMLALVDSPKGRTRTTEIETTTVENPDAADEETSVKNETRRVTSDELLFSAQFGKRWHDFLFRGGIIESKGGVGVEYFLFKDHLDIAFEASDFSKDNNPRLKTYIDLMFLDHFFVTAGVDDFINKYDDPRWFLGAGLYFSDRDLSILASSLPTSGAGL, encoded by the coding sequence ATGCGAAAACTCACGACGGAGACGAAGGTCGGCATCTTCTTCGTCGTCGTCTTCCTGCTCATCGCCTGGATCTCGACCCGGCTCGGCGACTACGCCATCGGCGACAAGTACCCGAACCGATATGCCGCCCGTTTTCCCACCGCGGCCGGCATTCAGAAAGACACCAACGTCTATTTGGCGGGCATCAAGATCGGCGTGGTCGAAGAGACCCGGCTGGACGGCGGCAAGGGTCTGGTGACGATGAAAATCAGCGCCGATGCCAAGATTCCCGACGACAGCCGCATCTCGATCGCCAGCCACGGTTTTCTGGGTCAGAAATATATCGAAATCCTTCCGGGCGCGAGCCGACAGGTCCTGGAACCGGGCAAGGAATTCGAAAACGTGGACGATTCGGGCGACATCGCCGCCCTGACCGGCAACCTCAACGACGTGGCCGAGGACATCAAGGCGGTCACGACGAACCTGCGCGAAGTCTTCGGCGGCGAGGAGGGACAAGAGGGCATCCGCGACGTCTTCATCTCGCTCAACACGATCACGACGACGCTCGCCGACACGCTCGAGGCCAACCAGGATCGCATGGACGCGATCATGGCGAACGTCGAGAGCTTTTCGGGCAACCTGTCGTACGTGACGTCGAAGAATCGCGAGGAAATGTCGCGCACGGTGGCGGCGCTGCCCGCCATCGCCGAAAACCTCAAGGACATCAGCGGGCATTTGGCGACGGTGATGTCCACCAATCGCGAGGACATCTCGGCGACGCTCGAAAACCTCGTGGCGGTCACCGAAAACCTGTCGCGCAGCCTCGAGGCCTTCGCCAACGTCGCGCAAAAGATCGACGACGGGCAGGGCACGCTGGGCAAGCTCGTCAACGACGACGAGACGATCACGTCACTCAACGAGGCCGTGAGCGGCATCAACGACTACGTGCAGCGCCTCACGCGCCTGGAGATGGAGTTCAAGTACCGGGGCGAATACCACATCGAGCAGCAGGAGGCGAAGAGCTTCTTCGCGCTCAACATCCGGCCGAATTACGACAAGGTCTACATGCTCGCCCTGGTCGACTCGCCCAAGGGACGCACACGCACCACCGAAATCGAGACGACCACCGTGGAGAACCCCGACGCGGCGGACGAGGAGACGTCGGTCAAGAACGAGACACGTCGCGTGACGAGCGACGAGCTGCTCTTCAGCGCGCAGTTCGGCAAGCGCTGGCACGACTTCCTGTTCCGCGGCGGCATCATCGAGTCCAAGGGCGGCGTCGGCGTCGAGTACTTCCTGTTCAAGGACCACTTGGACATCGCGTTCGAGGCATCGGATTTTTCGAAGGACAACAACCCGCGCCTGAAGACCTACATCGACCTGATGTTCCTCGATCACTTCTTCGTGACGGCGGGCGTCGACGACTTCATCAACAAGTATGACGACCCGCGCTGGTTCCTGGGCGCGGGCCTGTATTTCAGCGACCGCGATCTGTCGATTCTCGCGTCGAGCCTCCCCACGAGTGGAGCCGGCCTGTAA
- a CDS encoding ABC transporter ATP-binding protein codes for MSDAPAAAPDGTPVIQMLDVYKSFGAHKVLQGVNLTCEKNQITILIGRSGSGKSVTLKHLIGLLMPDAGRVLIDGIDMTQLGPIELNNMRRKFGMLFQDGALFDSMNVAENVAFPIKETRKFTKSEIAEKVRDALEEVGLHGVGQKMPSELSGGMRKRAALARAIVLGPDIMLYDEPTTGLDPIMTDSIHRLIRSTKEHLGHTSFIISHDISAAMKIADQMAVLYEGRIIATGPPDEIRRHDHPFIQAFLAGEHAGFDDQA; via the coding sequence ATGAGTGACGCCCCCGCCGCCGCGCCCGACGGCACGCCCGTCATTCAGATGCTCGACGTGTACAAGTCCTTCGGCGCCCACAAGGTGCTGCAGGGCGTCAACCTCACGTGCGAGAAAAATCAGATCACCATCCTGATCGGTCGTTCGGGCAGCGGAAAATCCGTCACGCTCAAGCACCTCATCGGCCTGCTCATGCCCGACGCGGGGCGCGTGCTGATCGACGGCATCGACATGACGCAGCTCGGCCCGATCGAGCTCAACAACATGCGCCGCAAGTTCGGCATGCTGTTTCAGGACGGCGCGCTCTTCGACTCGATGAACGTGGCCGAGAACGTGGCTTTTCCGATCAAGGAGACGCGCAAGTTCACCAAGTCCGAGATCGCGGAAAAAGTGCGCGACGCGCTCGAAGAAGTCGGCCTGCACGGAGTCGGCCAAAAAATGCCGTCGGAGCTGTCGGGCGGCATGCGCAAACGCGCGGCGCTCGCGCGGGCGATCGTGCTCGGTCCCGACATCATGCTCTACGACGAGCCGACCACCGGCCTCGACCCCATCATGACCGACTCGATCCACCGTCTCATCAGGAGCACCAAGGAACACCTGGGCCATACGAGCTTCATCATCAGCCACGACATCTCCGCGGCGATGAAGATCGCCGATCAAATGGCCGTGCTCTACGAAGGGCGCATCATCGCGACCGGCCCGCCCGACGAGATCCGCCGCCACGACCACCCCTTTATCCAGGCGTTCCTCGCGGGCGAGCACGCCGGATTCGACGATCAGGCCTGA